The Coffea arabica cultivar ET-39 chromosome 3c, Coffea Arabica ET-39 HiFi, whole genome shotgun sequence genome contains a region encoding:
- the LOC113733769 gene encoding pectinesterase-like produces MGSEGKKKAAILGVSSILLVAAVVGTVTYSVGRHGTETATSGGGSDQVSTSSKSVESVCKHVDYKQTCEQSLSGAKNTSDPRELIKLAFTAAVDNIASVIQNSTLLQNAAKDPRTHQALETCKYALNTSIEDLQRSFETVGTFDINKIDDYVADLKTWLSAAGTFQETCLDAFENTTGDTGEQMKKLLKTAGELTSNGLAMVTDISEVLTNFNIQGFKRRLMSSSVEPDFVDATARKLMAASTASLKPNAVVAQDGSGQFKSIMAAVNTVPKKNNQTFVIFIKAGIYKEYVTLPKHVNGIVLVGEGPTKTKITGNKNFVDGVGTFQTPTLSVNGDATILKDLGIENSAGAVKHQAVALRVSGDRTIVYNCQIDAYQDTLYTHTYRQYYRNCTISGTIDFIFGDASAVFQDCKMVVRKPMENQGCMVTAQGRKERRGIGAIVLQNCQIVADPAFLAVQPPIKAYLGRPWKEFSRTIIMQTSIDGFIAPEGWSPWMGNFGMDTCYYAEYNNRGPGADTSKRVQWKGIKKITPQIAQSFTPGAYIQGDAWITASGVPYASGMQV; encoded by the exons ATGGGTAGTGAAGGAAAGAAGAAGGCAGCCATTCTTGGCGTGTCTTCCATTCTCCTGGTGGCAGCTGTAGTTGGGACAGTCACCTACTCCGTTGGTCGCCATGGCACGGAAACCGCCACATCTGGTGGTGGTTCTGATCAAGTATCAACCTCCTCAAAGTCCGTGGAATCCGTTTGCAAGCATGTGGATTATAAGCAAACCTGTGAACAAAGCCTGTCAGGAGCCAAGAACACCAGCGACCCCAGAGAACTCATCAAGCTCGCATTCACAGCCGCAGTTGATAACATTGCAAGTGTCATCCAGAACTCCACTCTTCTCCAAAACGCCGCCAAGGACCCCAGGACCCATCAGGCTCTGGAAACTTGCAAGTATGCCCTCAACACATCCATTGAGGACCTCCAGAGGTCCTTTGAAACAGTTGGCACCTTTGATATCAACAAGATTGACGACTATGTCGCCGATCTCAAGACATGGTTGAGTGCTGCAGGCACTTTCCAGGAAACTTGTTTGGATGCATTTGAGAATACAACAGGTGACACCGGTGAGCAGATGAAGAAACTCCTCAAGACTGCTGGTGAGCTCACAAGCAACGGTCTTGCCATGGTTACTGATATTTCTGAGGTCTTGACAAACTTCAACATCCAAGGCTTCAAGAGAAGGCTCATGTCTTCTTCTGTTGAACCTGACTTTGTTGATGCTACGGCACGCAAGCTCATGGCTGCCAGCACTGCTTCCCTCAAGCCTAATGCCGTGGTTGCTCAAGatggcagtggccaattcaagTCTATCATGGCTGCTGTTAATACCGTCCCTAAGAAGAACAACCAAACCTTTGTCATTTTCATCAAGGCTGGTATCTACAAGGAGTATGTTACGCTCCCAAAGCACGTTAACGGCATTGTCCTCGTTGGAGAAGGCCCAACCAAGACTAAGATTACTGGAAACAAGAACTTCGTTGATGGAGTTGGCACTTTCCAAACACCAACACTTT CCGTGAACGGAGATGCCACCATCCTCAAGGACTTGGGAATTGAGAACTCAGCCGGGGCAGTAAAACATCAGGCCGTGGCACTTCGAGTTTCTGGCGATAGGACAATCGTTTACAACTGCCAGATCGATGCCTACCAAGACACACTCTACACCCATACCTACCGCCAATACTACCGCAACTGCACCATCAGTGGAACCATAGATTTCATCTTTGGTGACGCCTCAGCTGTATTCCAGGACTGCAAGATGGTTGTCAGGAAGCCAATGGAAAACCAGGGTTGCATGGTCACAGCTCAAGGAAGGAAAGAGAGACGCGGCATTGGAGCCATTGTTCTCCAAAACTGCCAAATTGTTGCCGATCCAGCTTTCTTGGCCGTTCAGCCACCAATCAAGGCCTACCTCGGACGTCCATGGAAGGAGTTCTCAAGAACCATCATCATGCAGACTTCCATTGATGGATTCATTGCTCCAGAGGGATGGTCCCCATGGATGGGCAACTTTGGCATGGACACTTGCTATTATGCTGAGTACAACAACAGGGGTCCTGGTGCTGATACTAGCAAGAGAGTTCAATGGAAGGGTATCAAGAAGATTACTCCTCAGATTGCTCAGAGCTTCACCCCAGGGGCCTATATTCAGGGCGATGCATGGATCACAGCCTCCGGCGTACCCTATGCTTCTGGCATGCAAGTGTAA